Proteins from a genomic interval of Papaver somniferum cultivar HN1 chromosome 4, ASM357369v1, whole genome shotgun sequence:
- the LOC113272615 gene encoding uncharacterized protein LOC113272615, with amino-acid sequence MVIRKGVHPTHLFFTDDVFIFCNGAKKSVEHLMMLLDKYQKGSGQVINKAKSKLLIDGTNAVRKNQIKEFMQMELSDFPDKYLGVILSHGRVKVSTVWPMVEMIQKELVSWKGKLLSFQDRLILIKSVLCSIPVYNMAVYKCPTSVIKVCEKIIRNF; translated from the coding sequence ATGGTTATAAGAAAAGGGGTACATCCAACACACTTGTTCTTTACTGATGACGTTTTTATTTTCTGCAATGGTGCTAAGAAAAGTGTAGAACATCTTATGATGTTGCTGGATAAGTATCAAAAAGGATCTGGTCAGGTAATTAATAAAGCCAAAAGTAAATTGCTTATAGATGGCACTAATGCAGTGAGGAAGAATCAAATTAAGGAGTTTATGCAAATGGAATTAAGTGATTTCCCTGATAAGTATCTTGGTGTTATACTATCTCATGGTAGAGTAAAGGTATCTACTGTGTGGCCCATGGTAGAAATGATTCAAAAAGAGCTAGTTTCTTGGAAAGGGAAActactttcttttcaagatagattGATTCTTATTAAATCAGTTTTGTGCAGCATTCCAGTTTACAATATGGCAGTTTATAAATGTCCAACATCTGTCATTAAAGTTTGTGAAAAGATTATAAGAAACTTCTAG
- the LOC113272616 gene encoding uncharacterized protein LOC113272616, which yields MEVISRCWNEQVACDPYFVFLHKLKKLKNILKDWNWKVFGDIHVKIKEVEEEVHKAMELSDSNPSNTEALDRLVNAENTYNSKEVQLKTMLKQKARIKWVKEGYANTSFFHTNLKVRQSRNFISELEDINGDIISDQNKIADTLVQHFEKKIQYKAAEEVDSLLEVIPEVIIKEDQQMLDAIPSAEAIFSMDPESAPGPDGFSGCFYRACWHIIYYYVVHAIQFCWRRRFIPKGLNSNFLVLLPKIEGAKSPNHFRPIGLSNVSFKIITKIINTRMISLMTKIITPQQVAYIKGKSIQEQIILASEIVNEMRKKRRGVMINGGPHGFFSVVRGLRQGDPLSPTLFVIMEDVLSRCIHKMV from the exons ATGGAAGTTATTTCTCGATGCTGGAATGAACAAGTTGCTTGTGATCCATATTTTGTTTTTCTACACAAATTAAAGAAGCTGAAGAATATTCTAAAGGACTGGAACTGGAAGGTGTTTGGTGATATACATGTTAAAAtaaaagaagtagaagaagaagttcATAAAGCAATGGAGTTATCTGATAGCAATCCATCAAATACTGAAGCTTTGGACAGACTAGTAAATGCAGAAAATACCTATAATTCTAAAGAAGTTCAACTCAAAACTATGCTTAAACAAAAAGCTAGAATAAAATGGGTAAAAGAGGGGTATGCCAACACAAGTTTCTTCCATACAAATCTGAAGGTTAGACAATCTAGAAATTTTATTAGTGAACTGGAGGACATTAATGGTGATATAATCTCAGACCAAAACAAAATTGCAGATACTTTGgttcaacattttgagaaaaaaattcaGTATAAAGCAGCAGAAGAAGTTGACTCTCTTCTTGAAGTTATTCCAGAGGTAATCATAAAGGAGGATCAACAAATGCTTGATGCAATTCCAAGTGCAGAAGCAATTTTTAGCATGGATCCTGAAAgcgctccaggtccagatggtttctctggttgttttTATAGAGCATGCTGGCATATAATTTATTATTATGTGGTTCATGCTATTCAGTTCTGTTGGAGAAGAAGATTCATCCCAAAAGGGCTCAACTCAAACTTTCTAGTTCTACTTCCTAAAATTGAAGGTGCAAAATCTCCTAACcattttagaccaattggtcttagtaatgTCAGCTTTAAGATAATtaccaaaattatcaatacaagAATGATTtcactgatgacaaagattatAACTCCTCAGCAAGTGGCTTACATTAAAGGCAAAAGTATACAAGAGCAAATCATATTAGCATCTGAAATAGTGAATGAAAtgaggaaaaaaagaagaggag TTATGATAAATGGTGGACCACATGGTTTCTTCTCTGTGGTAAGGGGACTGAGACAAGGAGATCCATTATCTCCAACTCTTTTTGTTATTATGGAAGATGTCTTAAGCAGATGTATTCACAAAATGGTGTAA